In Malus sylvestris chromosome 2, drMalSylv7.2, whole genome shotgun sequence, the genomic stretch cgacaggactgtgcacctaacttggatccaaggtgagtgtatGGTACggaaggtgaacatcacgtgaaggcaTGTGCCCTAGCCAcgggcaggagcactaacactggggtgtaggtttatgaactctcaacacatctcacataatcatcaattcacatataaacaatttacaacttacctggtacttacctgagcgtccacagcgtcaaatcatatttatgcatactatactaattcataatctaagcataaatcaataggcatggcatttcaaaacataatttcatttaaatgcattttttgggaaaaataccaagtatataagtatatattgaaaaccaaaagcccactcactgacaTGTGGAAGGGTAGGAACCCCCGAGCCttgcttgactgcgctcgtcctcaggataggtctcaactatatgcaaaacaactatataaacgttattttaaagcacataaaaaAAACTAGgcaataacttctcatacatagctcaattagggtatttgaatatactaCCATGACCTACTCAATCTCAGGAacacccatatttttaaaaaaaattcccgAGCACCCACGTGCCCTCACgcaccggccaaggcacggccagacgttCGGCTCACGctcaggcacgtgcctggcacactgacAGATTCCCTAACGGCAttagggaatatttcgttaaaaatcAGTATATACCGTTAAAgatacctgacgccgttagcatattccgtcaactttgatagaatattctcttccttcttcattgGCTCGCCAGAGTCCGATTTCGGTGCCGCTGCtatcgccggaaactggaaaaatcTTAGAACTTCAATATCTCatccatttctcaaccaaaatccatgaaattttcaccaaaatgaagcttaggatgagaggAACAATTCCTTACCACTTGTAGGACCTAAAACCTTCAAAAATCTCATCGGGAAAACCTCGATATTCCTGCCACCACTACAACTTCGCGAACTGGGatttcccgacgtccaaaaccctTCAAAACTCTTCTAAAAGCTTCGTGAAGACGATCTAAGACTTCCAAAAAGCTTAAAACTTCAAGAAACACTCACGATCACGTCGAGATCACTGTGCACTTCCTCGGAACTTCTTGGTTCTTAAATTCCCGACGTCCTCACGTCCAACCAACGCTATGGTTCGACTTTTAGTCTTGCAAGGATTCCAAAAACACCAACTACAACCTCGATCTGCGACTGATTGAGGCTGGATGGTCAATGGCCGTACGATTGTAAGGACAAATAGAGAGATTTCGACGAAGAGTGAGAGAAAGGGTTGCATGTGTGAGTATGTGTGTGTCCGGATTGGGCACCCATAAAAAAAACTTAAGTCCTAAATGAGCCCAAAGATTTAGCATAAGGATTTTAAATGGTCAAAATATTAAGCTCAAACACACAACACAACTCAACGTTCAAGGGTAAAATCGACATTTCACACTAGCGAGGATCGAATAAATTATGTTTCAGGACAGGCTGTCACATTCATTATTAACCCATTCACACTTAAATAACATCACAGCTCGACCCCTACCTTTTGCATCAGTATGACCACAATATTTAACCTCGAAAATATCTACAACTCTGCCATAACAATTCACTTGCCCAATTGCACCAGGAACATTTGCAGGTACAAAGACACCACAATTTTGATTCTTATGCTCATCATCCACAAATTTTATGCAAAATCTGAACCCATGAACAATGTGACTTTTATATCTACTCACAACCCTACTAGGATAATTATCTAGCCAATGCAAGTCTTGAGATATCAACGTGTTATTAGGATGACATCTTGAATTCATTTGTAATACGAATGAAGATAAAAGTTGACATGATAACTATAAACATGTTataattaaaatgtaaaaatataaataaataatgtgatTGTTATATCAACTCACATGTTGCTTGAACGATTCTGTAAATTCTTTCTTGCTTAGCTCCTTAATTTGTGGCATAGTTAACCTTTCTCGATGATGTTTAGTTTTCAGGAATTCCTCATGTTGCCTGGGCAATTATGTCcaaatttagataattaatttttcaaagttaAGAAAACCAATAAAACATTAAGACGTATGATTAAACGTTCTTACCTTCTAAATGGGTTAACTTCACCACAATTATTTAGAATGTATATATGACACTTATCAAGAACATTTAGATCGAGCTCCACATTTTCTCCTGAACCCATATAACATCCTTTGGAGTCAAAAATTGATAATCCACCAGATACTCCATGTCCAATACCATCTTCATTTCGGCCTCTACAGGTGCGACGAGACTCGACATCTCTAAGATACATCGAACAGAAGGACAAGCACTCGTCCACCAAATATGCTTAAGCTATAGAACATTCAGGACGACCCTTATTACAAACAAAATGCTTTAGTATTTGCAAATACCTACAATTATAAAATGCAacacaaattattataattaaagttatgactacaattgtaaaaaaattataaaaaaattgttaattacCGTTTAATTGTATACATCCATCTATATTGAATAGACCCTGCAAGAGCTGCTTCATCTGCCAAGTGAATTGAAAGGTGCACCATTATATCAAAAAATGCAGGAGGGAATATTTTTTCAAGTTGACATAATGTCAATGCAATTTTTAAATTCAATTGCTTGAATCCTTCCTCAGACTCATTCCACACGCCTTTTGTAGTAGTATCTGTTGATACACAAagtcggaggtcttggaacaacgtaaatccaaccgtgaatctgcaagtaatgtaaataacaaaagatgtatcgtggttcaccccaaggtttgggttacgtccacattgattatatttctgagggagagagagttatgagagtgagagctttgagagggggtgagagggcctaggaattggcctccttgaatgcacaaaatcagtgaggactttggtacaacagaaaatgttaagtttgtgaccttcgctagattgctccggtcattagtatggataagtatgtaaatggatagagacagggaaacaaacacaagatgtacgtggttcactcagattggctacgtccacggagtagaggagttctcattaattgtgaagggtttacacaagtacataggttcaaactctcctttagtgagtacaagtgaatgatttagtacaaatgacattaggaaatattgtgagagattgatctctatttatagaagagagtttctagtttcattctgacattgacacgtgtcgtgttgtgattggcttctgatgttgacacgtgtcgcgctatgattggcttctgatgttgacacgtgtcacgctgtgattggcctcctggttggagggaaactcttctgggtccttgacggtataacgttgaccggtgctcagtagtttcgggattggttaagtatggtacaaacagtatcAATCAGCCAATTACATTTCACCAGCAAGTTCGACTGCAAGAAGTATCGCTTTAATATACGATTTAGCACATTGCATCCCCATAACTTGTTCTCTTGAGATTGGTTATGTTTCTCCACAGTTTGAAACACGAGAGTTTTAAGAGAGCAATATGAGCTTACCGCACATTTTGTCAAGCAAAAACTGGATGGGCTCATAACCCTTCACTGGGATAATGATATTTAACTTCATATGGAGTATCACGAGCCCTTTCACCTGAAAATTACAAATAGGAATTAAGAAGACGTTGTTGTAAGGGATATCAACACCCACTGCAGTAAAGATACCCTTACATCTCCATGCAACGGTTAACATTGTGGGTGAGGGTGACAAAGTTGGAGGGGGGCTCCCAGTTGCTCCCGACCCTGATAACTTGACATCCAGGCCATTCTCTGGTAAGACCTGCAAATATTTAATCAGACTGAGGACAGAtaattcgaccattttatttaCTTATAAATGGTTTTGCTTGCATCAAAGTGTACGGAAGCCGAGCACCTTAATATTAGGTCTTTGCACCAGTGGAAAAGGCAACAATATTGCAGCCATAGAAAGGGTTACATGTCACTTCACACATTTTCGGTACTCAGCTTCCATGATATGACATTCAATATAAGAGGGGGTCTTGATATCTTAGCTGTTCATCTTTAGCAAAATAAGATCAAATATTCAAAGTTGGCGCAATATGTAATAATTGCctcaacaaatatttaacattACTTTTTACTGTCATGAATTGACAATGAGTTGAACTGTCGAGAAAGTAAACTTCGAATTTTCGTTCAAGCTATTTTATATAATAGTAAATGAGCAAGCTTAAAACTTTTGAAAATAACGTGAGGATATAATGTGTAAAAGGTGAATTGGTGATAAGTTGTTATTCAAAATTAAGAGTTAAATTCAAGATATTGTATGAGACTCACTTATGTTTTTATTTCCCATATAATTGTTATATATGTCAGTGTCCATTTAAAGATTATGTATGCAAAATAATCAATCCAATTAAAGGTCACTTCAtcttattttaaaatgtatataataaaattatgttaaattcaaaaaatttcattgttaAAAATCTAGTGGCCGAGAAATATAacagttggaaatccaacggtccagaacATCCCACGTCGCCCCTCTCAGACGAGTGTGAGGGTGTCTgccaaaaaatataaaagacgtCGCTGAAGTCAAATGGGGGGGTGGTTGGGCCCGCTGAACAGCCCCACTGTTTTTCTGGAGTGGGAGGATTGAATCACTCAATTGCAAGGGCAATCGAAAGAGGTGGAGTTGCTCCAACTACTCTACCAAAAAAGGGTAGAGAAATTTTCCAAaagtaaaagaagaaaaaagagaaaagtgaaAATTGATGACAACAACAAACAAGTGttaaaaattggaagaaaaggaaaaaaggaaaaaaaaaaacccaaaaagataAAGCCACAAGAAACCATATTCCAAAATGCAAATTCCATTCCATTTATATTTTCCCAAATTCCTAAAacgaaaaaaaagcaaaaaagcaaaaaagcaTTGGAaattccaaaaaacaaaagcaaaaaggcCTCCAAACACTCCCACACAGAGAGAAGCAGCACCTCTCAACCTCGAGCTCCGCGCTACGATTCTCTGTAGAAGAACACAATCGAACAGAAGAATTTCGACCAAAGCTTCAAATTTTCCCattaatttcacaaaatttgagcGCCAAAATCCATCGGAGCTTCGACAAAAACCTTGAAACTATCATTATTTACAAGTCTTCAATCGCAGAGAGCCAAATGTACGAACCCCACCGGCCGAAGTCGAAAACCCAAACCCTAGAGCTATGCCGCCGGGACTCGCAGTGACGGAACtttcaaaccctagaaatggccAAGCATTCCGTGGGGTGGGTCGCGGCGCAGAAGCGGTGGCTTCTGGCTTTACTCGTCATGGTCTCCCTCTCTACCTTGATCGCCTTCTTCATCAGAGCCGCGTTTGACACCTGCGATCGCGGCGGCCTTGACGTCGTCGATAAGAGGGTTCCGCTGGGGGCGCCCATTGGGACCAGTCCTAGCCCCCTCAGCTTCATGAAGTCCAAGCTCGTGCTCTTGGTCTCCCACgagctttctctttctggtaATGTCTCTGTCTCCATTATATTGTTatcattttttatgaatttaatgcATTTTTATATTAATCGTGTTTAATTAGTTGTGTTAAGTTTTTAATGACTTATTAGATTATACAAACATAGAAAGTTAGCAGCTTTAGATGAAAAATCACTTGTATCAGTGGAATCTGTGAGCATTAACTGGTTTTCGAACTATTGGATGGTTTTCGATGACCCGTTTAACAATAAGTCCTTTCCTGTGCCTCATTACTTTTAAATTTCCTGTTTTATTCTAGTATTTATGGAGAGGGTAGCTTGTTCCTTAGTGTGTTAATGCTGTTTGATATATTTTCATCTCAGTTGACTTTAATTTGTTTGTGAATTTGGAAACATGGTCTGGTGCAGTTGCATGCCCTTCATTATGTTCGAGTTTAATCAATGATTTCATTGGGGATTTATGTGAAGTCAAGATTATAGAGTGGAAGAACTGAGTACGTTACTTCTCTGCGATTGTTGATTCTTATAAGACGGCATCTGTATTGTTCTACTATTCACGTATTTTTGTAacttaattaattcaataaccCGATAAGCAGGGTTGTTTGAATTATTTGTCCATTCTGTGTACTGATGTGTCATTTGAAAATATTACTACTCAACTTGAAAATGTTTGTCGTCTTTTGAACATTAACCTATTTATTGGGATAATCTTGTTCTCGAGCTGTCATGCATTTTGTAATACAATGTGTTCTTTGAAGAATGCTCTTTTTTTCAGTTGAGAAACTTTTGTCCTTGGTTCGAGAACTTATTGAGTCAATATTCTTGCCGGCGTCAACAGACTAACGTTTTCTAATGTTGATGCGTTCTTTTTGTTATATTTACTTGCACTTGTCAGCATATTGAAATAAATGGAGTAGTACCACAACTGATGAAAGCTATCTTCCTCCTTAACCAGATATCTGGTTGAAGAGTATATTTTATCCCACCAATTTCTGCTCTTTATATCTTACAAACGCTACTGGAGGGATAATATATTGAACATTCTTCCAGGTGGACCTTTGTTGTTGATGGAGCTAGCATTTTTATTGAGAGGTGTTGGCACTGAAGTTTATTGGGTTACAACCATGAAATCGTCAGATACAGATGCTGTAACATACAGTTTGGAGCATAAGATGTTGGACCGAGGAGTGCAGGTACAAATTTcactttttaactttttaagagATTATTTTGGAAGTCTTCTTTTGCAGTCTAGTTGTTGTCTTTGTTCTACAtagttatttttattatctcaATATTTCATGATATGGAAGCATTCTGTTGTCCAACTGTACTATATTGGCCACGTGCTAAGGAAACTATGCTAAGTAAATCTAGCTTCCCATCTGATTTGATCTATACTATGGCCTTGTCTGGCTCGGTCTTCTCTGCGTGTCATTTCCTGTTTTTGATAGGTTAGATTTCTCTGTAACTTCTCCATGTTTCTAATACTGCTTCTATACATCTCTAGGTCCTCTCTGAAAATGGCCAAGAAACTGTGAATACAGCTCTCAAAGCTGATTTGGTTGTATTGAACACCGCAGTTTCTGGGAAATGGTTGGATGTTGTTCTTAGGGAAAATGTTCCCCGTGTTCTCCCAAAAGTGTTGTGGTGGATTCATGAAATGCGTGGCCATTACTTCAAATTGGATTATGTTAagcacctcccacttgttgcaGGTTCTATGATAGATTCACATGTAACAGCAGAATATTGGGAGAATAGGACTCGAGAGCGTTTGGGGTAGGCTTCAAatattcttcctttttcttttttatatcaTTTGGTTCACCGTTGCATTCATTTTCTCTCTGCAGTATCAAAATGCCCGAGACCTTTGTTGTTCACCTTGGAAACAGCAAGGAACTTATGGAAGTTGCTGAGGACAATGTGGCAAAGCGAGTTTTGCGTGAGCATGTCCGGGAGTCTCTTGGAGTTCGAAGTGAAGAACTAGTATTTGCCATCATTAACAGTATGTATTTTGGTCTGTTTTGATGGTTTGATTGAATTTGGTTATAATGTTTCACCATGAATTTAccagtttgtttgttttttatctttATCTTGTTTCTAGTATGCTGGTGAAATTTGTGTTAATTTCCGTGGGGATATGACAAATAAAAAGTAATGTTCTGGTTAGTTTATGCATACATTGTGAGCACTAAATTACACTTCATGTCTATAGGTGTTTCGCGCGGAAAAGGCCAGGATTTGTTTTTGCGTTCCTTCTATGAAAGCTTGCGACTGATCCAAGAGAAGAAGCTGCAACTGCCAAAAATGCATGCTGTAATTGTGGGGAGTGACATGACTGCTCATACCAAgttcgagcatgaattacgtaaCTTTGTAGCGATGAAGAAAATTCAAGATCGTGTTCATTTTGTAGACAAAACTCTGACTGTAGCTCCGTATCTGGCTGCAATTGATGTCCTTGTTCAAAATTCGCAGGTATTAGaagcatttttcttttattattgtgTTATTCAATCTTGTTTTGATGCATATAGAATTCCCAACTAGCCAACGAATAAAGAATAAGATCCATACAAATAGGTGTTCAGATTATTCTTTTTCAAGTTTGACCCTAATGTGGTTGGAATTACATAAATTTTCTTAAAATATCCATTTTcatcttgtattttttttttcattccgtACAGGCACGCGGAGAATGCTTTGGTAGGATAACCATTGAAGCCATGGCATTTCAGCTGCCAGTATTGGTAATGAACCTTCCTCCTTTTCGTTTCGTGTAATATCTAATACTGATGCTGCCTATCTTATTGACCCATTTcattgtcttttttttctttcccaaataaaatatttatcagGGAACAGCGGCAGGTGGCACCACAGAGATTGTAGTGAACGGAACGACAGGTTTGCTGCATCCTGTTGGGAAAGCAGGGATCACTCCTCTCGCGAATAATATGGTAAAACTCGCCACTCACGTTGAGAGGAGGCTTACGATGGGGAAGAGAGGCTACGAAAGGGTCAAAGAAAGGTTCCTAGAACACCATATGGCAAATAGAATAGCTGCGGTTCTGAAGGAAGTATTGCGCAAATCAGACAGCCGCTCAGATTCTTAACACATGCTCTCTTCTCCTCATGTCGAGATTTCAGCGCTTAAGTAGGTCGATTTTCCTTTTACGTCGACATAATCGTCCCTCGGGTTTTTCACCTTTCTATTTCCAATAGGGCTGTACATTATGTGCATATTAAGGCAAGATCGAGATTGTAGCTTGTTAAAAGGTTGACATTAATGACATGATCGATTTTGTTATAGCATGGGATTGGAAAAATTGGCATCTCATTGACATGCTTGCAACTCTCTTGTTACTGAATTATGAGCATTTATGCTTGTTAACTCTTATCATCTTTTATATGGGCGGGTAGGATGGTTTGCCGAAAAAACTTGCCGACACTCGTTTCATGAAACGGGGCATTTCACATATAAGCTCACGTACCTCTCGCATGATATAGCAAAAATGAAACGGTTAGAATGGATCTATTCCCCCATGCATCGGAGTTTGAATCTTCATGTTCGAAAATCACTTGGActaaaagtaaattaaagaatCACTGACATGTTAACAAACATgtcaataattattttttttaaccgaTCCAACTTAATGTGAAAAAGCTTTGTTGTTTGTACCGAcatgttaaaaagaaaaaaataattacaacTAAGAACCTAGCTTAAGCTTTACATTATAgcaaaaagttaaaatttttCATTACAACTCAGAACAAAGCTACTGAGCTAGTAAGAAGATCCGTAAGACTTCAAGGAGACTTGGGTTGTGGAGAATCACTTGCTGGCTTTGGCTTCTGCTTGAAGTTGTTGTGCTTTGTAAACCAAGTGGTGTACAGAAAGTGCTTCTGAGCTCCTACATGGTTGCATATCAATCTGAGCTTCTGCCTCTCCCTCATCCACCTCAGCACTATCTTCATGTGCCTCTTGCTCGTCAACCCTCTCAACCCGactttctgaaagaaaaaaccactcagacatttcatcaaacacttggTGCGCGAAAAAGAAATCACTGAGATTACCTTGACGTGATCCCAGGTTTCGGAAATGGTGAGAGGACCGTGCTCCTTGACGATGTCGAAGATGGCCCTGGTGATGGTCTGTGTCTGCTCAGGTGGGGTATTGAGCTCTATGGGTTTCATCGGAGGTTTTGGTTTCCGAGCGATGCACCTGATCGCTGTCCCAAACATGTTTCTGATTTCCCTTTGCTAAAGAGAGTCGGCTAACAAATATAACCCGTTACGTAAAATGTTATTCATTTAATTTAGCacagagtaaattgtagcaatgattcttcaactttaattaaattggaGCAACAgttcatcaactaaaaatcaattaccatttgtccctcaactcatcaaaatgtgtagtttggtcattttcgtcaatttcgtcagaattttgtcaaaataagttatgttggaagaacCATTGTTATAATTgaggtccctcaactcatcaaaacgtacagctatgatcatttttgtcaagtacgtcaaaattttgtcaaaataagttatgttgaaaAGATgattgctacaattggattaaacttgagagatcattgctccaattgggttaaagtcaaatgaccaatgataatgaatttttagttgagagaccatagctgcatgttttgatgagttgagggatcaatagtaatagatttttagttgagggacgaTTGCTACTTTCTTAGCGCTACTGAATCTTTTTCCCGAGTACGAATACGATGGTGTTGGTTTTCGACTCCCATCGACCATAGAGCTAAGGATTGCTGCGTGCACACCTGGTATATGTCGACCTGATCGAAGAATTTGTCTTCGTCATTACGATCTGGGTTGAGGTGACTGATCTTCCACACGCCATTATCCACAGTGAATCGAATCATAGCCTTACAGCCTGTTCTTGTGTCTAGTCTTCTTGTCACGCCCCAATTTCGACATAAGCCCAAAATTGACACGTGACAGCAAAAAATAGCGGTAGAGTATACTTAAACTTAACTGGGAGCGTCAAATCACCACCTTTGTTTTCTTCCCAACCTCCCAGTTCCAGTTTAAACAGCATGTTCACGtttaattttaccaaaaaaaaaaatgaatgtggGAATCAACCTACATCAccattctttgatttttttcaacCTTGCATGGCACGGGTCCAGTGTGGTGTCTCTTGCCAATAGTACAAATACATGTTAGTTATCGTTGCatttcaaata encodes the following:
- the LOC126590665 gene encoding uncharacterized protein LOC126590665, which codes for MFGTAIRCIARKPKPPMKPIELNTPPEQTQTITRAIFDIVKEHGPLTISETWDHVKKVGLRGLTSKRHMKIVLRWMRERQKLRLICNHVGAQKHFLYTTWFTKHNNFKQKPKPASDSPQPKSP
- the LOC126590503 gene encoding uncharacterized protein LOC126590503 isoform X2, whose product is MIAFFIRAAFDTCDRGGLDVVDKRVPLGAPVGTSPSPLSFMKSKLVLLVSHELSLSGGPLLLMELAFLLRGVGTEVYWVTTMKSSDTDAVTYSLEHKMLDRGVQVLSENGQETVNTALKADLVVLNTAVSGKWLDVVLRENVPRVLPKVLWWIHEMRGHYFKLDYVKHLPLVAGSMIDSHVTAEYWENRTRERLGIKMPETFVVHLGNSKELMEVAEDNVAKRVLREHVRESLGVRSEELVFAIINSVSRGKGQDLFLRSFYESLRLIQEKKLQLPKMHAVIVGSDMTAHTKFEHELRNFVAMKKIQDRVHFVDKTLTVAPYLAAIDVLVQNSQARGECFGRITIEAMAFQLPVLGTAAGGTTEIVVNGTTGLLHPVGKAGITPLANNMVKLATHVERRLTMGKRGYERVKERFLEHHMANRIAAVLKEVLRKSDSRSDS
- the LOC126590503 gene encoding uncharacterized protein LOC126590503 isoform X1; the protein is MAKHSVGWVAAQKRWLLALLVMVSLSTLIAFFIRAAFDTCDRGGLDVVDKRVPLGAPIGTSPSPLSFMKSKLVLLVSHELSLSGGPLLLMELAFLLRGVGTEVYWVTTMKSSDTDAVTYSLEHKMLDRGVQVLSENGQETVNTALKADLVVLNTAVSGKWLDVVLRENVPRVLPKVLWWIHEMRGHYFKLDYVKHLPLVAGSMIDSHVTAEYWENRTRERLGIKMPETFVVHLGNSKELMEVAEDNVAKRVLREHVRESLGVRSEELVFAIINSVSRGKGQDLFLRSFYESLRLIQEKKLQLPKMHAVIVGSDMTAHTKFEHELRNFVAMKKIQDRVHFVDKTLTVAPYLAAIDVLVQNSQARGECFGRITIEAMAFQLPVLGTAAGGTTEIVVNGTTGLLHPVGKAGITPLANNMVKLATHVERRLTMGKRGYERVKERFLEHHMANRIAAVLKEVLRKSDSRSDS